A single Dechloromonas denitrificans DNA region contains:
- a CDS encoding RHS repeat-associated core domain-containing protein, which translates to MGICQCPTGQIKDDADANRCVDPGSGKDNGPTCQPSTFNPITLGTGNKWLSEVDIAGSGSLKFGRTYNSNAATVGSVFGARWRSAYGQRLSFETSTGTVRAYRPDGKLYSFHLSGNVYLSDADINNRLRRETDPNGGLSGYRLDTADLHMERYDLAGRLISLADVSGKTQVMAYDLQSRLSSITDGFGRILTFTYDSQNRVATLTNALGGIIRYTYDAANNLSTVTYPDGNSKTYHYEDSRFPNALTGITDENGIRYITYTYDSTGRAIGEILAGNVEPYGLNFGANSTVVTDPLGTQRTYNFQTILGVAKNTGVSQPGGSGCGPASSAITYDANGNVATRTDFNGNTTTYTYDLTRNLETQRVEAAGKPEQRTITTQWHPYWRLPVKIVAPLKITTYVYNGDGGVYCAPSTATIPGINGGAQPIGVLCARTEQAGGDESGSLGLAATALPGSLPRTWAWTYNATGQVLSENGPRTDVADVATTTYYPANDPDLGKRGNIATVTNALGHVTQYTAYDLSGRPLTVVDPNGIVTTFTYTPRGWLQSRSVAGQTTTYDYDGVGQLIQISLPDDSRTDYIYDSAHRLEAITDSAGNRLAYQRDAQGNITRVDWLNSDGSTAKSQGYAYDALGRRQALVDPREGQDATTVYGYDANGRSTTIMDPKQQTTAIGRDALGRVTGTTDPLAGLAQFSYYGGQEQLKQVIAANGSGTVFETNYLGDIVAENSTNRGLRLTPRDAAGNIKSLTESRGVTATFTWDALNRLRSASYTPTGETIAYTWDSCPQGIGRQCGVIDPAGTSSYAFDAHGNRLSETRTIASLPFTTTYTYDAANRLASLVAPSGTTLTYARDAAGRIERLTANLAGNELPLLAVTLDALGQATSQVFADGRSETRRYGPDGRLAEIAGTTPRTLDYDLNGNLVGATSPAGPTAYAYDPLDRVVGEAGPAQTQTLTYDANGNRISDASGPHSYLAQSDRLTSIAGQTISANTAGYLTQAQGLGFIWDGPGALKEIRQGSPGGALIATYDYDALGRRLKKTTTAIAAQGAGTTLYLYDQDDRLLSETDGQGNPRRTYVWRDDIPVAVIEHGPSASVLLLETDHLGTPRAARNAAGSIVWQWESDAFGATPANEDPDGDGTATTINLRFPGQYYDRESGLHYNWHRYYDPRVGRYISADPIGLAGGLNTYSYVGGNPLSFVDPLGLAGALPSAPAGHPGYVPSGPGQGTVGAWNDFVQNYNDMRNANTIGGDKYFHCKANCEASKRGKEGEKMACLISDTREWVDQNVKGDPASASAADQIANHHGRSQGASSGQSCQEICSPFRPNGLPGRY; encoded by the coding sequence ATGGGAATATGCCAGTGCCCGACCGGGCAGATAAAGGATGATGCCGATGCCAATCGGTGCGTAGATCCTGGGTCTGGTAAGGATAACGGTCCGACCTGTCAGCCATCCACCTTCAACCCGATAACCCTTGGAACAGGCAACAAATGGTTAAGTGAAGTAGATATAGCGGGTAGTGGTTCGTTGAAATTCGGTCGCACTTACAACAGTAACGCCGCCACTGTTGGCTCGGTCTTCGGTGCTCGCTGGCGATCGGCTTATGGTCAGCGCCTCAGTTTTGAAACCTCGACTGGCACCGTTCGGGCATACCGTCCCGACGGCAAGCTCTACAGCTTCCACTTGTCCGGAAATGTCTATCTTTCGGATGCGGACATCAACAACCGCCTTAGACGCGAGACCGACCCCAATGGGGGCCTGTCCGGCTACCGTCTTGATACCGCCGATCTACACATGGAGCGTTACGACCTTGCTGGTCGTCTGATCAGCCTTGCCGATGTCAGCGGCAAGACTCAGGTTATGGCCTACGATCTCCAGAGCCGGTTATCCAGCATCACGGATGGTTTTGGACGCATACTTACCTTCACCTACGATAGCCAGAACCGCGTTGCCACCCTAACCAATGCCCTCGGTGGCATCATCCGCTATACCTACGACGCGGCCAATAACTTGTCGACGGTGACCTACCCCGACGGCAACAGCAAAACCTACCACTACGAAGACAGCCGTTTCCCAAATGCCCTGACCGGCATCACCGACGAGAACGGCATCCGCTACATCACCTACACGTACGACAGCACGGGGCGGGCTATCGGCGAAATACTGGCCGGGAATGTCGAACCCTACGGGCTCAACTTTGGCGCCAACAGCACGGTGGTCACCGATCCGCTCGGTACGCAACGCACCTACAATTTCCAGACCATTCTCGGCGTAGCGAAGAACACTGGCGTTTCCCAACCCGGCGGCAGCGGCTGCGGCCCGGCGTCCAGTGCCATCACCTACGACGCCAACGGCAACGTGGCGACCCGCACCGACTTCAACGGCAACACCACCACCTACACCTACGACCTGACCCGCAACCTCGAAACGCAACGGGTCGAAGCTGCCGGCAAGCCGGAACAGCGCACGATCACAACACAGTGGCACCCGTACTGGCGATTGCCGGTCAAGATCGTCGCCCCCCTGAAAATCACCACCTACGTCTACAACGGCGATGGTGGCGTCTACTGTGCCCCGTCCACGGCAACCATCCCTGGCATTAACGGTGGCGCCCAACCGATTGGCGTCCTCTGCGCCAGGACCGAACAGGCAGGCGGTGACGAGAGCGGCAGCCTGGGGCTTGCCGCCACCGCACTGCCCGGTTCCTTGCCTCGCACTTGGGCCTGGACCTACAACGCAACCGGTCAGGTACTCAGCGAAAATGGCCCGCGCACCGACGTGGCGGATGTCGCCACCACCACGTATTACCCCGCCAACGACCCGGATCTCGGCAAGCGCGGCAATATCGCCACGGTCACCAACGCCCTCGGCCATGTCACGCAATACACCGCCTATGACCTCAGCGGCCGCCCTCTCACTGTTGTCGACCCCAATGGCATTGTCACCACCTTCACCTATACCCCACGCGGCTGGCTGCAAAGCCGCAGCGTCGCCGGTCAGACCACCACCTACGACTATGACGGCGTCGGCCAGCTCATCCAGATAAGCCTGCCCGACGATAGCCGCACCGATTACATCTACGACAGCGCCCACCGTCTCGAAGCGATCACCGACTCGGCCGGCAACCGCCTTGCCTATCAGCGCGATGCCCAAGGCAACATCACCCGTGTCGACTGGCTAAACTCCGACGGCTCGACAGCCAAGAGCCAAGGCTACGCCTACGACGCCCTTGGTCGTCGGCAGGCCCTCGTCGATCCGCGTGAAGGTCAGGACGCCACCACGGTCTACGGCTACGATGCCAATGGCCGGTCTACCACCATCATGGATCCCAAGCAGCAGACCACCGCCATCGGCCGGGACGCCCTCGGTCGTGTCACCGGCACCACCGACCCGCTGGCCGGCCTCGCCCAGTTCAGTTATTACGGCGGCCAGGAGCAGCTCAAACAGGTCATCGCCGCCAACGGTAGCGGTACGGTTTTTGAAACCAACTATCTTGGCGATATCGTGGCTGAGAACTCGACCAATCGAGGCCTGCGCCTCACCCCGCGCGACGCCGCCGGCAATATCAAGAGCCTGACCGAATCGCGTGGCGTCACCGCCACCTTCACCTGGGACGCGCTCAACCGGCTGCGCTCGGCCAGCTACACGCCGACTGGCGAAACCATCGCCTACACCTGGGATAGCTGCCCGCAGGGCATCGGCCGCCAGTGCGGCGTGATCGACCCGGCCGGCACCAGCAGCTACGCCTTCGATGCACACGGCAACCGGCTCAGCGAAACCCGCACCATCGCCAGCCTGCCGTTCACCACCACCTACACCTACGACGCAGCCAACCGCCTGGCCAGCCTGGTCGCCCCCTCGGGCACGACACTGACCTACGCCCGCGACGCCGCCGGGCGCATCGAACGCCTCACGGCCAACCTCGCCGGCAACGAACTACCGCTGCTGGCCGTCACCCTCGACGCCCTCGGACAAGCCACCAGCCAGGTCTTCGCCGACGGTCGCAGCGAGACCCGTCGCTACGGCCCGGACGGCCGGCTCGCCGAAATCGCCGGAACGACGCCGCGGACCCTGGACTACGACCTCAACGGCAACCTCGTCGGCGCCACCAGCCCGGCCGGCCCCACCGCCTACGCCTACGACCCCCTCGACCGCGTCGTCGGCGAAGCCGGTCCCGCCCAAACCCAGACCCTGACCTACGACGCCAACGGCAACCGGATCAGCGACGCCAGCGGCCCGCACAGTTACCTGGCCCAGTCAGACCGCCTGACCAGCATCGCCGGCCAGACCATCAGTGCCAATACCGCCGGCTACCTCACCCAGGCCCAGGGTCTCGGCTTCATCTGGGACGGCCCCGGCGCCCTCAAGGAAATCCGCCAGGGCAGCCCCGGCGGCGCGCTGATCGCCACCTACGACTACGACGCCCTCGGCCGGCGGCTCAAGAAAACCACCACCGCCATCGCCGCGCAAGGCGCCGGCACGACGCTCTACCTCTACGACCAGGACGACCGCCTGCTGAGCGAAACGGACGGGCAGGGCAACCCGCGGCGCACCTACGTCTGGCGCGACGACATCCCGGTCGCGGTGATCGAGCACGGCCCATCGGCCAGCGTCCTCCTTCTCGAAACCGACCACCTCGGCACCCCGCGCGCCGCCCGCAACGCCGCCGGCAGCATCGTCTGGCAATGGGAAAGCGACGCCTTCGGGGCGACGCCCGCCAACGAAGACCCGGATGGCGACGGGACTGCCACGACGATCAACCTGCGATTCCCGGGGCAGTACTACGACCGGGAATCGGGGCTGCATTACAACTGGCATCGGTACTATGATCCGCGGGTCGGGCGGTATATTTCGGCGGACCCGATTGGGTTGGCGGGTGGGTTGAACACCTATAGCTATGTCGGCGGGAATCCGCTGAGCTTTGTTGACCCCCTGGGATTGGCGGGGGCTTTGCCGAGCGCTCCTGCGGGGCATCCAGGATATGTGCCTTCAGGGCCTGGTCAAGGCACTGTCGGAGCATGGAACGACTTCGTGCAAAACTACAACGATATGCGAAACGCCAACACTATTGGCGGAGATAAGTATTTCCACTGCAAGGCGAATTGCGAGGCATCTAAACGCGGCAAGGAAGGAGAAAAAATGGCTTGTTTGATTTCCGATACCCGCGAGTGGGTCGATCAGAACGTTAAAGGAGACCCTGCAAGTGCTTCAGCGGCTGACCAGATTGCAAATCATCACGGCCGAAGCCAAGGGGCAAGCTCTGGACAATCCTGCCAAGAGATTTGCTCGCCATTCAGGCCGAATGGACTTCCTGGTAGGTATTAG
- a CDS encoding RHS repeat domain-containing protein, with amino-acid sequence MIEHGPSASVLLLETDHLGTPRAARNAAGTLVWQWESDAFGATPANEDPDGDGTATTINLRFPGQYYDKESGLHYNWHRYYDPRVGRYISADPIGLDGGLNLFGYVNGNPLSIIDPEGLAGAIPKSFGKGKPLPPPEKLPNDTNESVKNNQQTAQDQLDAWKCAFGLVACDALKEIQKALRCELSICTTCDGKIFYSGPKATQTNAFDPATTTCKCIQFGLDPNYQGGPPPGLTAPGR; translated from the coding sequence GTGATCGAGCACGGCCCATCGGCCAGCGTCCTCCTTCTCGAAACCGACCACCTCGGCACCCCGCGCGCCGCCCGCAACGCCGCCGGCACCCTCGTCTGGCAATGGGAGAGCGACGCCTTCGGGGCCACGCCCGCCAACGAAGACCCGGATGGCGACGGGACTGCCACGACGATCAACCTGCGATTCCCGGGGCAGTACTACGACAAGGAATCGGGGCTGCATTACAACTGGCATCGGTACTATGATCCGCGGGTCGGGCGGTATATTTCGGCGGACCCGATTGGGTTGGATGGTGGGTTGAATTTGTTTGGGTATGTAAACGGGAACCCACTATCAATAATTGACCCTGAAGGTCTCGCAGGTGCAATCCCCAAGAGCTTTGGTAAAGGCAAACCGTTACCACCACCTGAAAAACTGCCCAATGACACGAATGAGAGTGTTAAGAACAATCAGCAAACGGCACAGGATCAACTCGATGCATGGAAATGTGCCTTCGGCCTTGTAGCATGCGATGCGCTTAAAGAGATACAAAAGGCGCTGCGATGCGAATTGTCAATTTGCACTACGTGCGATGGCAAAATCTTTTACTCTGGGCCTAAAGCAACGCAAACAAATGCGTTCGATCCTGCTACTACGACTTGCAAGTGTATTCAGTTTGGTCTCGATCCAAATTACCAAGGCGGACC